A window of the Streptomyces sp. JB150 genome harbors these coding sequences:
- a CDS encoding putative cobaltochelatase: protein MTTPFPFTAVVGQDDLRLALLLNAVSPAVGGVLVRGEKGTAKSTAVRALSALLPEVAVVPGCRFSCDPAAPDPGCPDGPHEPGAGTARPARMVELPVGASEDRLVGALDIERALAEGVKAFEPGLLADAHRGILYVDEVNLLHDHLVDLLLDAAAMGASYVEREGVSVRHAARFLLVGTMNPEEGELRPQLLDRFGLTVEVAASREPEQRVEVVRRRLAYEDDPAAFAARWADEEAAVRQRIVAARRLLPQVRLGDGALRQIAATCAAFEVDGMRADIVMARTATALAAWAGRTDVLAEDVRQAALLALPHRRRRNPFDAPGLDEDKLDQTLEEFSGEDDEDPDPGPDGPGGGGGEPAPDSGPQGGDTAARPEAGEGGEPQPSGAGEQSAARAAEPFRTRVLSVPGIGEGAAGRRSRARTEHGRTTGARRPQGALTKLHLAATVRAAAPHQRARGRSGPGLVVRRDDLRQATREGREGNLVLFVVDASGSMAARQRMSAVKGAVLSLLLDAYQRRDKVGLVTFRGTSAEVALPPTSSVDAAAARLESLPTGGRTPLAAGLLKAHDVLRVERLRDAARRPLVVVVTDGRATGGPEPVALAGRAARLFAAEGVASVVVDCESGPVRLGLAGQLAAELGGTAVTLDELRADSIAGLVKDVTRRAA from the coding sequence GTGACCACCCCCTTTCCTTTCACGGCCGTGGTCGGCCAGGACGATCTGCGGCTCGCGCTGCTGCTGAACGCCGTGTCCCCGGCGGTCGGCGGTGTGCTGGTGCGCGGCGAGAAGGGCACCGCGAAGAGCACGGCCGTCCGTGCCCTGTCGGCGCTGCTGCCCGAGGTCGCCGTCGTGCCCGGGTGCCGGTTCTCCTGTGACCCGGCCGCCCCGGACCCCGGCTGCCCGGACGGGCCGCACGAGCCCGGCGCGGGTACGGCGCGTCCCGCGCGGATGGTCGAACTCCCCGTCGGCGCCTCCGAGGACCGGCTCGTTGGCGCCCTCGACATCGAGCGGGCGCTCGCGGAGGGCGTGAAGGCGTTCGAGCCGGGCCTGCTCGCCGACGCGCACCGGGGGATCCTGTACGTCGACGAGGTCAACCTGCTCCACGACCACCTGGTCGACCTGCTGCTGGACGCGGCGGCGATGGGCGCGTCGTACGTGGAGCGCGAGGGCGTGTCCGTGCGGCACGCGGCGCGCTTCCTGCTCGTCGGCACGATGAACCCGGAGGAGGGCGAGCTGCGTCCGCAGCTGCTCGACCGGTTCGGGCTGACCGTGGAGGTCGCCGCCTCGCGGGAGCCGGAGCAGCGGGTGGAGGTCGTGCGCCGGCGGCTCGCCTACGAGGACGACCCGGCCGCCTTCGCCGCGCGCTGGGCCGACGAGGAGGCCGCCGTACGGCAGCGGATCGTCGCGGCGCGTCGGCTGCTGCCGCAGGTGCGGCTCGGCGACGGGGCGCTGCGGCAGATCGCGGCGACCTGCGCGGCGTTCGAGGTGGACGGGATGCGCGCCGACATCGTGATGGCGCGCACGGCGACGGCGCTGGCCGCGTGGGCGGGCCGCACGGACGTGCTCGCCGAGGACGTGCGGCAGGCGGCGCTGCTGGCGCTGCCGCACCGGCGCCGGCGCAATCCCTTCGACGCGCCGGGCCTCGACGAGGACAAGCTGGACCAGACCCTGGAGGAGTTCTCCGGGGAGGACGACGAGGATCCCGATCCGGGTCCGGACGGTCCCGGCGGGGGCGGTGGGGAGCCCGCTCCCGACAGCGGCCCGCAGGGCGGTGACACCGCCGCGCGCCCCGAGGCCGGGGAGGGCGGCGAGCCGCAGCCGTCGGGCGCGGGTGAGCAGTCCGCCGCGCGGGCGGCCGAGCCGTTCCGGACGCGCGTGCTGAGCGTGCCCGGCATCGGCGAGGGCGCGGCCGGGCGGCGCTCGCGGGCACGGACCGAGCACGGGCGCACGACCGGCGCGCGGCGCCCCCAGGGTGCGCTGACCAAGCTTCACCTGGCGGCGACCGTGCGGGCGGCTGCCCCGCATCAGCGGGCGCGCGGCCGGTCGGGGCCGGGCCTGGTGGTCCGCCGGGACGATCTGCGGCAGGCGACCCGTGAGGGGCGTGAGGGCAACCTCGTGCTGTTCGTGGTCGACGCCTCCGGCTCGATGGCCGCCCGGCAGCGGATGAGCGCCGTGAAGGGTGCCGTGCTGTCGCTGCTGCTGGACGCCTACCAGCGGCGGGACAAGGTGGGTCTGGTGACGTTCCGCGGCACGTCCGCCGAGGTCGCGCTGCCGCCCACGTCGTCGGTGGACGCCGCCGCCGCGCGGCTGGAGTCGCTGCCGACGGGCGGCCGTACGCCGCTCGCGGCGGGGCTGCTGAAGGCGCACGACGTGCTGCGCGTGGAGCGGCTGCGGGACGCCGCGCGCCGGCCGCTGGTCGTGGTGGTGACGGACGGGCGGGCGACGGGCGGACCGGAGCCGGTGGCGCTGGCCGGGCGGGCCGCGCGGCTGTTCGCGGCCGAGGGCGTGGCGTCGGTGGTCGTGGACTGCGAGTCGGGGCCGGTGCGGCTGGGGCTCGCGGGGCAGCTCGCCGCCGAGCTGGGCGGTACGGCGGTGACGCTGGACGAGCTGCGCGCGGACAGCATCGCCGGGCTGGTGAAGGACGTGACGAGGAGGGCCGCGTAA
- the cobO gene encoding cob(I)yrinic acid a,c-diamide adenosyltransferase, with protein sequence MPQGQPSVIPDDGLTTRQRRNRPLVVVHTGVGKGKSTAAFGLALRAWNQGWPIGVFQFVKSAKWKVGEERALRVLGDSGEGGTVAWHKMGEGWSWVQRDAQMDNEEKAREGWEQVKRDLANETYRLYVLDEFAYPMHWGWVDTDEVVQVLRDRPGTQHVVITGRNAPQELVDFADLVTDMSKVKHPMDVGQKGQRGIEW encoded by the coding sequence ATGCCGCAGGGACAGCCGAGTGTCATTCCCGACGACGGTCTGACGACCCGTCAGCGGCGCAACCGGCCGCTGGTGGTCGTGCACACCGGGGTCGGCAAGGGCAAGTCGACGGCCGCCTTCGGGCTGGCGCTGCGCGCCTGGAACCAGGGGTGGCCGATCGGGGTGTTCCAGTTCGTCAAGTCGGCGAAGTGGAAGGTCGGCGAGGAGCGGGCGCTGCGCGTGCTCGGCGACTCCGGCGAGGGCGGGACCGTCGCCTGGCACAAGATGGGCGAGGGCTGGTCCTGGGTGCAGCGCGACGCGCAGATGGACAACGAGGAGAAGGCCCGCGAGGGCTGGGAGCAGGTCAAGCGGGACCTGGCGAACGAGACATACAGGCTGTACGTGCTCGACGAGTTCGCGTACCCGATGCACTGGGGCTGGGTGGACACCGACGAGGTCGTGCAGGTGCTGCGGGACCGCCCCGGCACCCAGCACGTCGTCATCACCGGGCGCAACGCCCCGCAGGAGCTGGTCGACTTCGCCGATCTCGTGACCGACATGTCCAAGGTGAAGCACCCCATGGACGTCGGGCAGAAGGGGCAGAGGGGCATCGAGTGGTGA